CGACTGGCAACGACAACGTCGAATTGATACTCTCAGCCATGGTGGCGTACTCCGGGGGAATTGGGTCTTAAGCAACCAAATTCAAACCCAAGTACGCCGCCTTTTTCAACTAACCCGTCCACAACATTCGGTTATATCTCACGCTTAAGACACGCCATCCAATGATTCCATGCATCAAGTACAGACTGTACGAAATGCTTCCCAAGTACTGCAGGCTGCCCCAACCGAGCCAAGACGTTAATATTCGTCGTTGAATGGTAAACCAAAGGGAAGCCGTTGTCAGTAACGCGGCCCATTTATACGGTGTAGGATCGGTCCAGAGTGAGGCAGCCACACAGGCCGCAACACATCCACACAGCCAAAAGGCAACCTCTCCGCCATACCACCAACGAGCGAAGACCCCCAACGCAAACATATACCAGGTATCCAGGCAGAGGCCTGTCACATGATACCAACCGGGCGCCGAGAGGATGGCTGGCAGGCCGTAAAATACGAACAGTAGGAAGGGAGACGGGCGGTCGACACTCGACATCTTCTGCACAAGCCCCAGAAGGATGATGTATAGCAGATAAAACTGAACCTCATGGACCAGCGTCCAAAAGACTGGTTCAATCGGCTGGTAGCCCAGTAAGGGGTAAATGTAAGCTACGTGGGCAGCAACGCAGCAAGGGGTGGGCAACTTTGCGGTGTGAATCCCAAGTACTAAGCTGCTGAACAGCGTTCCGCCAACAGCCGCCACAATTGCCAGTCAGTACGGCGGGTCCAGGCGAAGAGAGCGCCTGACAGCGAACGTCGCGAGATAACGGCCATCAACACGTGTATGCGCAACGCTGTGCGCGATAACAAAGCAGAGATGACAAAGAAAACAGGAACTCCTAAGTTGCCGTACTGCAATACAGCTCGCAGGCCTCCTAGCGCGCTGGTGTCGTCCACGTTCTCGAAGATACGATGACCGGTGAAGTGATAAAGCATTACGGCAACCGCCGCGAGTCCACGTAAGCCGTCAATGTACAGGAATCTTCCACGTGACCCGTTCGGGTGGTGCGATACCGCGTTGCAGGAGGTGATATCGGGGAAGGGGGATGCGCCGCGGCAGCGCGGTGACGGATTCCCATGGCCAGGAATTTCAGCCCCGGAAGGGGGAACCGTGCTTTGCTGACGGGCTGGCTTTCGAAGAACCGTATCACATGCCCAAAGAAGGTCCTGTTTCCCGGACGTTCACGGAGAGGGTCAACCGTTTGCTTCCTGGGTTGGGGAGCTCTTTCTGATACCGCGGCTAAAACGGGCGTCAGAGCCACATTTGATTCTCCGCGATTCAGTCGCGCAAACGACCTCAGCTGGTCCTTCCATGAAACCTTCTAAGTGAATGTGATTCGAGTGCTCCCGAATCAAACGCTTTAGCCGCGGAAGGCGTTGCAAAGGGCGGCACGCGATCGTGTGCCTGTCGAAAGCATGCCCGTTATGCCAAACGATGCCACGATACAAAGCAGCGGCATGTAGCTAACTCTGAAGCGGCAAAACGACTCGGGGCCGCCGGACAAGGCCAACACGTAAATTGCCGGCAACCACAACGCGGCGAGCGCGCCAAAGCGACGCCGAACAACGAGAAGTACCGTCCCCATAGCCTGTAATGCAAAGACTAAGATTTGAATCGTAAGTGCGCCCCAGCGAACTCCGTCCAAAGCCATCGTGGACTGTGCAGTGACCGCCCGATGAATTAGCTCATCAGATACATCCCCACTTTCATCTAGCACGTTGTCGCTGCCATATAGAAATCTCGCCAAACCATCACGGCCGGGACCAAACAACTCGATCAACATCCCGTGCAGATGAAGCTTTGCGTAGATAATGGGATGATTTCTGATTACTTCCCATCCCTTCCCTTTCCAGGATTGCCAGATATCACCACGTGATGCGCCAGGAGCGGCAGAACGCTCTAGTTCTTCTACTAGCCTGTCCCGTTCTACCTCGCGGCTGGTGCCGCGTAGTTCGGCCCGCACGCCAGCCGCCTTATACTTCAAAACATTCACGGCTGTGACACACGAAATGTCCGGATAGTCTGCCACGCGAGCATTTCGCAGAATCCAAAGAGATGCCGGTGTCCACGCGATTAGACAAGCGGATAGGCTCATGAAAAGGGCTCGCCGCGTCCGGAGTGACTTGGCGCAAATAGGCAACACCAGAAACAGGGCCGGCGCCAACAGCATAACGGGATGCACAATAATCGCGGCAGACATTAACAATGCACCAAGCCAAAGCTGCATCAGACCTTGGTCTCGCCAGTAACATGCGAGCAGCAAAAATATGGACGTAACGGCCAAGGCTGAGAATGCCTCGGTGAGAAGCAAATTCGCGTAGGTAATAGAAAGTGGGTCAATTGCCAGGAGCAGCGCGGCCCAAAGGCCCGTTCGCACATCGCTGACCAAACGGCCAGCGAGAAATGTCAGAGGGATCGTTGCTACGCTGAAGACGATCTGCAGGACGATGACGGCCTGCGGGATCTCGCCGACGAGTCCATACACAATTGCAATGATCACCGGGTAACCCGGCGGCCGGTAAACGTCCGGCTCGTAGGGAGACTGACGCAGCTGCGAGTAACCGCGCCCCAAGGCAAGATTGGCGCCGATATTATGATAGCCCCACGAGTCATTTTCCATGAAGATAGTGACGTGGTTCCAATTCAATATCAATGGTAGCAAACGGAGGATCATTCCCAGCAAGACCATTGCCATAAGTGGCGCTCGCCATGCTATTCCTACAGGATCAGTCAATGTGGTATGACTCATGGCTGTGAGAAACCATTTTGATACTGGCGGGTTAGTACGCTCAGACAGGACTTCCTCGACGACTGCGCGCAAATCCAACTTCGAAAAGCTTCGACCGCCCCCCGGTCGGTGAATATTTTGCGGGTCGAAATTGGAGCATTCATACCTTCATGAGCTGATGAGCAAAAGTAGATACCGATCGACAAAAATGCCATGTCCCCCCGAGCAGCGACCAGATAACCATCGACGACGTTTCGGGAATCGCGTTCACGCGCACATTGTCCAGGGCTGGGCCAAAGGCGGTAATCGAATCGGGATTGTCGTCCAAGCTCGAAAACGACAGTGTCGTCATGTTCGTGTTGGCGGTGAAAACAAATGCTTGATTAACCATACCGG
Above is a genomic segment from Pirellulales bacterium containing:
- a CDS encoding acyltransferase family protein produces the protein MPGHGNPSPRCRGASPFPDITSCNAVSHHPNGSRGRFLYIDGLRGLAAVAVMLYHFTGHRIFENVDDTSALGGLRAVLQYGNLGVPVFFVISALLSRTALRIHVLMAVISRRSLSGALFAWTRRTDWQLWRLLAERCSAA
- a CDS encoding glycosyltransferase family 39 protein, with amino-acid sequence MAMVLLGMILRLLPLILNWNHVTIFMENDSWGYHNIGANLALGRGYSQLRQSPYEPDVYRPPGYPVIIAIVYGLVGEIPQAVIVLQIVFSVATIPLTFLAGRLVSDVRTGLWAALLLAIDPLSITYANLLLTEAFSALAVTSIFLLLACYWRDQGLMQLWLGALLMSAAIIVHPVMLLAPALFLVLPICAKSLRTRRALFMSLSACLIAWTPASLWILRNARVADYPDISCVTAVNVLKYKAAGVRAELRGTSREVERDRLVEELERSAAPGASRGDIWQSWKGKGWEVIRNHPIIYAKLHLHGMLIELFGPGRDGLARFLYGSDNVLDESGDVSDELIHRAVTAQSTMALDGVRWGALTIQILVFALQAMGTVLLVVRRRFGALAALWLPAIYVLALSGGPESFCRFRVSYMPLLCIVASFGITGMLSTGTRSRAALCNAFRG